The genomic interval CGATGGCGTCGGTGAGAAGTTCGGTCCAGTTCATGCAATATCTCCCCTGGCGGATGTGGCGGATCTCGCGCGAACCCAGAGATCACATGATAAGCACGCAAGCCTCAGAAGTCCGCGATCTCGTCGATCAGCGCCGGATCGTCGATGAAGGGGTTGCGGTTGCCCTGGATCGTCTCGATCTGCGCGTTCCGCTCCCGCTCGGCGGCGTCCACCGGGTCGAGGACGTTCCACTCCCTCAGGTCCCTCTCCATGTCGTCGTCCAGGGGCAGCCAGTAGCGCACCGACATGTAGAACATGGCGCGCGCCACGTTGCCCTTGTGGTCGTCGCGGGGCTCGAAGACCGTGATGTCGCGCGCGTCCTGGTCCCGGAAGCTGCCGCTGGGCGTGCCGGCGCCCGCCGCGGCGAGACTGCCGTCGGCGTCGACCCAGAGCTGCCGGGCGTCGTCGGGCAACTCGCCGAAGGGCAGGTTGCCGCGGCTGCCGTTGATCCCCTGGCGCGCCGGGAAGAGATGGTGCAGGTCGGCGCCCTCGACCGTGGTGTTGCGGTCGAAGTG from bacterium carries:
- a CDS encoding endonuclease; translation: MPLTTDLETRANGWTALGLTVLLIAGGWTLADQDIAWELHQGISQNTTASFDTAKERLYNEVDLEPDGTYRCVYSGTRVGNQTKDDGLLKPREDGGVQVEHTWACNARWLDASYHFDRNTTVEGADLHHLFPARQGINGSRGNLPFGELPDDARQLWVDADGSLAAAGAGTPSGSFRDQDARDITVFEPRDDHKGNVARAMFYMSVRYWLPLDDDMERDLREWNVLDPVDAAERERNAQIETIQGNRNPFIDDPALIDEIADF